From Geminocystis sp. M7585_C2015_104, a single genomic window includes:
- a CDS encoding DUF3370 domain-containing protein, producing the protein MVKQTNHQIRPLPGGLNNIPVFNSNSPESVLGEGILLSTFPPDDKKDKSAHLNYAFEGRFDVFAHHVARPVNEEDTRTLYLGIIAHNPTDKTVTIDILTGASYLSQPDAPFVKLPFLVEGNNIYAGPGSRVMGEILQGKRQDIFPPQIEIPPGESRMLLNLPIPVQNLTPKLNGRSTYLQLYSDGKLYLASLAMYQQGEDNPPSLSQWEELLKNGTLSTPRDLPPTPPNQTMGRIIYGRVAGVSLGNTWKSTITDSPNSLYLTIPSPGEALSYGLSTIVGGTLGTNQIQTAPLLVRYPDTAYSAHGNYGVRYSITVPLFNPTNEAKKVGIAISTPLKTDAAEISFFDKPPTRVFFRGLLQVRYNDDNNIPRWRYFHLAQYRGQRGEDLVTVIIPPNSQRLVFVDFLYPPDATPPQILTITTYQQ; encoded by the coding sequence ATGGTAAAGCAGACAAATCATCAAATTCGCCCTTTGCCGGGTGGTTTAAATAATATACCAGTATTCAACAGCAACAGTCCGGAGTCGGTATTGGGTGAGGGAATTCTTTTATCCACCTTCCCCCCAGACGACAAAAAAGATAAATCTGCCCATCTTAATTATGCCTTTGAGGGGAGATTTGATGTCTTTGCCCACCATGTGGCTAGACCAGTCAATGAAGAGGACACTAGAACCCTTTATTTGGGCATCATAGCACACAATCCCACTGACAAGACTGTCACTATAGACATCCTCACGGGCGCTAGTTACCTCAGTCAACCAGATGCGCCCTTTGTGAAGCTGCCCTTTCTTGTAGAAGGCAATAATATATATGCAGGGCCCGGTAGTCGCGTAATGGGGGAAATATTACAAGGAAAACGTCAGGACATTTTTCCACCGCAAATAGAGATACCCCCTGGGGAAAGTCGCATGTTGTTGAATCTTCCCATCCCTGTGCAGAATCTTACCCCAAAATTGAACGGTCGCTCCACCTACTTGCAACTCTATAGTGACGGCAAGTTGTATTTGGCCAGTCTAGCAATGTATCAACAGGGAGAAGATAATCCACCCAGTTTGTCTCAGTGGGAGGAGTTATTGAAAAACGGCACACTTTCCACCCCTAGAGACTTGCCTCCCACACCCCCAAATCAGACCATGGGAAGAATCATTTACGGAAGGGTAGCCGGGGTTTCTTTGGGTAATACGTGGAAGTCTACCATCACTGACTCCCCCAATAGTCTCTATCTTACCATTCCCAGTCCCGGAGAAGCTTTGTCTTATGGGCTAAGTACAATTGTAGGAGGGACCCTGGGTACTAATCAAATTCAAACTGCCCCTCTCCTGGTAAGATACCCCGACACCGCCTATAGCGCCCATGGCAATTATGGAGTAAGATACAGCATAACTGTTCCCCTGTTTAACCCCACCAACGAGGCAAAAAAGGTTGGCATTGCCATCTCCACTCCCCTAAAAACCGACGCCGCTGAAATTAGTTTCTTTGATAAACCCCCCACTCGGGTGTTTTTCCGAGGCTTGCTCCAGGTCAGATATAATGATGACAATAATATACCTCGCTGGCGCTATTTCCATCTGGCACAATACAGGGGACAAAGAGGGGAAGACCTAGTAACAGTCATTATCCCCCCTAATAGTCAAAGGT